The following proteins are encoded in a genomic region of Mycolicibacterium rutilum:
- a CDS encoding ESX-1 secretion-associated protein, whose product MSGEELRVTTAHLSELAVRHERAAHETRSATVATEGVDAAVKNTHGSIASATSSALDAVLSSRHSAGDRMANVSDTLRDKLTDAAKRYGSTDEAQGSALDSQVRPA is encoded by the coding sequence GTGTCCGGCGAAGAACTCCGCGTCACCACCGCGCACCTGTCCGAGCTGGCAGTCCGGCACGAGCGGGCGGCTCACGAAACCCGATCGGCGACGGTGGCCACCGAAGGCGTCGACGCCGCGGTCAAGAACACCCACGGCAGCATCGCCTCGGCGACCTCCAGCGCCCTCGACGCCGTCCTTTCGTCCCGCCATTCCGCGGGCGACAGGATGGCGAACGTCTCGGACACGTTGCGCGACAAGCTGACCGACGCCGCCAAACGCTACGGCTCGACCGACGAGGCCCAAGGCAGCGCCCTCGACTCACAGGTGCGACCGGCATGA
- a CDS encoding ESX secretion-associated protein EspG, giving the protein MRQDATHIDDVVGVEVTIDGMLVIADRLGLAEFPTALGIRLNIPQPDLRDLVWEQVARDLTAQGVLDVFGEPHPEVAAMVDTLSRADRTLEARWWRRDLGGKMVRFTVCRKGDRHVVAARDGDMLVLQRVAPQVGLAGMVTTVLGSATAADVEPLTGVASKLAECRDANQIAAYGVAPASARAYADIIAEPQSWVEITAIERHPGGTFTQADVAAGVLDSRHGRIVSIPRKVSGELYGSFLPGSPENLQRALDGLIEFLPSGKWFDHSAADTSDPGRN; this is encoded by the coding sequence ATGAGGCAGGACGCCACCCACATCGACGACGTCGTCGGCGTCGAGGTCACCATCGACGGGATGCTGGTGATCGCCGACCGGCTCGGACTGGCGGAGTTCCCGACCGCGCTCGGCATCCGGCTCAACATCCCGCAGCCCGACCTGCGCGACCTGGTGTGGGAGCAGGTCGCGCGCGACCTCACCGCCCAAGGCGTGCTCGACGTGTTCGGCGAACCGCACCCCGAGGTCGCAGCAATGGTCGACACCCTGAGCAGGGCCGATCGCACGCTGGAAGCCCGCTGGTGGCGGCGCGACCTCGGTGGCAAGATGGTCCGCTTCACGGTGTGTCGCAAGGGGGATCGCCATGTCGTTGCCGCACGTGACGGTGACATGCTCGTCCTGCAGCGGGTGGCGCCGCAGGTCGGTCTGGCGGGAATGGTGACCACTGTGCTCGGCTCCGCCACCGCCGCGGATGTGGAGCCGTTGACCGGCGTGGCGAGCAAACTGGCCGAATGCCGGGACGCTAACCAGATCGCGGCCTACGGCGTGGCGCCGGCGTCGGCGCGCGCGTACGCCGACATCATCGCCGAACCGCAGAGCTGGGTGGAGATCACCGCCATCGAACGCCACCCGGGTGGCACGTTCACCCAGGCCGACGTGGCCGCCGGCGTGCTCGATTCCCGGCACGGCCGGATCGTGTCAATTCCGCGCAAGGTCAGCGGCGAGTTGTACGGCAGTTTCCTGCCGGGCAGCCCCGAGAACCTCCAGCGTGCGCTCGACGGTTTGATCGAGTTCCTGCCGTCGGGCAAGTGGTTCGACCACAGCGCGGCGGACACCTCCGATCCCGGCCGGAATTGA
- a CDS encoding secretion protein EspD, with amino-acid sequence MVGEMSSHEPDDGRDDMAALDFFVGEPAHDTESVLDALDPYADDYAADDDESDAATPIFTVTNPPGTVTVSAFMDGRVKHIELSAKAGEMSERELAAEIVLIARLAAQDARSAQYAVMLEGMREQGHDDAVTRDFLTRDLALPTPEQAQQERARVFATRYAGDHD; translated from the coding sequence ATGGTGGGTGAGATGTCCTCCCACGAACCGGACGACGGGCGCGACGACATGGCCGCGCTCGACTTCTTCGTCGGCGAACCCGCTCACGACACCGAATCTGTGCTCGACGCGCTCGACCCGTACGCCGACGACTACGCGGCCGATGATGACGAAAGCGACGCCGCCACACCGATTTTCACGGTCACCAACCCGCCGGGCACCGTGACGGTGAGCGCGTTCATGGACGGCAGGGTCAAACACATCGAACTGTCCGCGAAGGCGGGCGAGATGTCGGAACGCGAGTTGGCCGCCGAGATCGTCCTGATCGCCCGGCTCGCGGCCCAGGACGCCAGATCCGCCCAGTACGCGGTGATGCTGGAGGGGATGCGGGAACAGGGGCACGACGACGCGGTGACCCGCGACTTCCTCACCCGTGATCTCGCCCTGCCCACTCCCGAGCAGGCCCAGCAGGAACGGGCCCGCGTGTTCGCGACAAGATATGCGGGTGACCATGACTGA
- the eccA gene encoding type VII secretion AAA-ATPase EccA codes for MTEHLASLFGSAVGMLPSAPARSFEIFTEITNLDESACDAWVGRIRCGDTDRVTLFRAWYSRANFGQLAGSAEISMNSLNARIPIGGQFGDITYPINSPLAITMGFAVNEAAIGNYADAMEALDDVPAAGAEHLVSWVKAVVYGAAERWTDVIDEVRGAGGWPDKFLAAAAGVAHGVAAANLGLFTEAERRLTESNSSPAGEACAPAIAWFLAMTRRSQGNEDAAVALLEWLQATHPEPKVTQALRDPSYRMTTTTAEKIAARKDPWDPRSVEADTSGRDRLLAEAQAELDRQIGLTRVKEQIEAYRAATQMARIRAARGMKVAQTSKHMIFAGPPGTGKTTIARVVANILAGLGVISEPKLVESSRKDFVAEYEGQSAVKTSRTIDRALGGVLFIDEAYTLVQERDGRADPFGTEALDTLLARMENDRDRLVVIIAGYSADIDRLLETNDGLRSRFATRIEFDSYSPDEIVEIAKVIAKANDSALDEDAAKRVLEAASLLSQRALNGKPALDIAGNGRYARQLVEAGEQNRDMRLARSLDFDSLDVDQLSQINGDDMAAAIAAVHARLSIGE; via the coding sequence ATGACTGAGCACCTCGCCAGCCTGTTCGGAAGCGCGGTCGGCATGCTGCCGAGCGCGCCGGCCCGCTCGTTCGAGATCTTCACCGAGATCACCAATCTCGACGAATCCGCCTGCGACGCCTGGGTCGGGCGCATCCGCTGCGGCGACACCGACCGCGTCACGCTGTTCCGTGCGTGGTACTCGCGCGCCAACTTCGGCCAACTCGCCGGGTCCGCCGAGATCTCGATGAACAGCCTCAACGCGCGGATCCCGATCGGCGGGCAATTCGGCGACATCACCTATCCGATCAACTCGCCGCTGGCGATCACGATGGGCTTCGCGGTCAACGAGGCCGCCATCGGCAACTACGCCGACGCGATGGAAGCCCTCGACGACGTCCCGGCGGCCGGGGCCGAACACCTGGTGTCGTGGGTCAAGGCGGTGGTCTACGGTGCGGCCGAACGCTGGACCGACGTCATCGACGAGGTGCGCGGCGCGGGCGGTTGGCCGGACAAGTTCCTGGCGGCCGCAGCGGGTGTGGCGCACGGCGTCGCGGCGGCCAACCTCGGGTTGTTCACCGAGGCCGAACGGCGGTTGACCGAGTCCAACTCGTCGCCCGCCGGTGAGGCCTGTGCGCCGGCGATCGCCTGGTTCCTGGCGATGACGCGGCGCAGCCAGGGCAACGAAGACGCGGCGGTCGCCCTGTTGGAGTGGTTGCAGGCCACCCACCCGGAACCGAAAGTCACGCAGGCACTGCGGGATCCGTCGTACCGGATGACGACCACGACCGCGGAGAAGATTGCCGCCCGCAAGGACCCCTGGGATCCGCGCAGCGTCGAGGCCGACACGTCGGGCCGCGACCGGTTGCTCGCCGAGGCGCAGGCCGAGCTGGACCGCCAGATCGGGTTGACCCGGGTCAAGGAGCAGATCGAGGCGTACCGCGCCGCCACGCAGATGGCCAGGATCCGGGCCGCGCGCGGGATGAAGGTCGCCCAGACCTCCAAGCACATGATCTTCGCCGGGCCGCCCGGCACCGGTAAGACGACGATCGCGCGCGTCGTCGCCAACATCCTGGCCGGGCTCGGGGTGATCAGCGAGCCGAAGCTGGTGGAGTCCTCCCGCAAGGACTTCGTCGCCGAATACGAGGGCCAGTCGGCGGTCAAGACCAGCCGCACCATCGACCGTGCGCTCGGCGGTGTGCTGTTCATCGACGAGGCCTACACGCTGGTGCAGGAACGCGACGGCCGCGCCGACCCGTTCGGCACCGAGGCACTGGACACGCTGCTGGCGCGGATGGAGAACGACCGCGACCGGCTGGTGGTGATCATCGCCGGCTACAGCGCCGACATCGACCGGCTGCTGGAGACCAACGACGGCCTGCGGTCCCGGTTCGCGACCCGCATCGAGTTCGACTCGTACTCACCCGACGAGATCGTCGAGATCGCCAAAGTGATTGCCAAAGCCAACGATTCGGCTCTCGACGAGGACGCCGCCAAGCGGGTGCTGGAGGCCGCGAGCCTGCTGAGCCAGCGGGCGCTGAACGGCAAACCGGCGCTGGACATCGCGGGCAACGGCCGCTACGCGCGGCAACTGGTGGAGGCGGGCGAGCAGAACCGCGACATGCGCCTGGCCCGGTCGCTGGACTTCGACAGCCTCGACGTCGACCAGCTCAGCCAGATCAATGGTGACGACATGGCCGCCGCGATCGCCGCGGTGCACGCACGTCTGAGTATCGGCGAGTAA
- the eccB gene encoding type VII secretion protein EccB, whose protein sequence is MASFRLTTKVQVSGWRFLLRRVEHAIVRRDTRMFDDPLQFYSRAVSAGVVIAVLICLGAALLAYFKPLGKRGSDTLLVDRTTNQLYVVLPGSGQLRPVYNLTSARLVLGNAGTPVAVKSDELNRMPKGQPIGIPGAPYATPVGAPTSQWTLCDTVTKPESVAPSLETAAIIRPLQMDASVGPMRPDEGLLVSYEGDTWLVTDAGRHDLDLANRAITSAVGIPVTARATPISEGLFNALPNAGPWRLPDIPLAGAPNTVGLPPNLVISSVFKALTEDGEQHFVVLPDGIARINDTTAAAIRATNSYGLITPPSVEASVVAKIPEQVFVSPLPDKPLDILLREDTPSLCWAWQREPGDQNPKTTVIAGRHLPIPASAMSTGINQIGGDATVYIDGGQYIRLQSPDPRYGESLYYIDPQGVRYGLPNEDTGNTLGLSGPTTAPWQVVGLLVDGPVLSKEAALIEHDTLPPNPNPRKVGEDGAAQPATAQTGGGG, encoded by the coding sequence ATGGCGAGTTTCCGGCTCACCACCAAGGTGCAGGTCAGCGGTTGGCGCTTCCTGCTCCGGCGCGTGGAGCACGCGATCGTGCGCCGGGACACCCGCATGTTCGACGACCCGCTGCAGTTCTACAGCCGCGCCGTGTCGGCGGGTGTGGTGATCGCGGTGCTGATCTGCCTGGGCGCCGCCCTGCTCGCCTACTTCAAACCGCTCGGAAAGCGGGGCAGCGACACACTTCTCGTCGACCGCACCACCAACCAGCTCTATGTCGTGCTGCCCGGGTCCGGTCAGCTGCGCCCGGTCTACAACCTGACCTCGGCCCGGCTGGTGCTGGGCAACGCGGGCACGCCGGTCGCGGTGAAGTCCGACGAACTCAACCGCATGCCCAAGGGCCAGCCCATCGGTATCCCCGGTGCGCCCTACGCCACCCCGGTCGGCGCCCCCACCTCGCAGTGGACGCTGTGCGACACCGTCACCAAACCGGAGAGTGTGGCGCCCAGCCTGGAGACGGCGGCGATCATCCGGCCGTTGCAGATGGACGCATCGGTCGGGCCGATGCGCCCGGACGAGGGGCTGCTGGTGTCCTACGAGGGTGACACCTGGTTGGTCACCGACGCCGGCCGCCACGACCTCGACCTGGCGAACCGCGCGATCACGTCGGCGGTCGGCATCCCGGTGACCGCCAGGGCGACCCCGATCTCCGAGGGGCTGTTCAACGCGCTGCCCAACGCCGGGCCGTGGCGACTGCCCGACATCCCGCTCGCCGGCGCCCCCAACACCGTTGGGCTGCCGCCGAATCTGGTGATCAGCTCGGTGTTCAAGGCGCTCACCGAAGACGGCGAACAGCACTTCGTGGTGCTGCCCGACGGGATCGCCCGGATCAACGACACCACCGCGGCCGCGATCCGCGCCACCAACTCCTACGGCCTGATCACCCCGCCGTCGGTGGAGGCGAGCGTGGTCGCCAAGATCCCCGAGCAGGTGTTCGTCTCGCCGCTGCCCGACAAGCCGCTCGACATCCTGCTGCGCGAGGACACCCCCAGCCTGTGCTGGGCGTGGCAACGCGAGCCGGGCGATCAGAACCCGAAGACCACGGTGATCGCCGGGCGGCACCTGCCGATCCCCGCGTCGGCGATGAGCACCGGGATCAACCAGATCGGCGGCGACGCAACGGTATACATCGACGGCGGCCAGTACATCCGGTTGCAGTCACCGGACCCGCGTTACGGCGAGAGCCTCTACTACATCGACCCGCAGGGCGTGCGCTACGGGCTGCCCAACGAGGACACCGGCAACACGCTCGGGCTGAGCGGGCCGACCACCGCGCCGTGGCAGGTGGTGGGTCTGCTGGTCGACGGGCCGGTGCTGTCGAAAGAGGCGGCGCTGATCGAACACGACACGCTGCCGCCGAACCCGAACCCGCGCAAGGTCGGTGAGGACGGTGCGGCCCAGCCGGCGACTGCCCAGACGGGAGGCGGCGGATGA
- the eccCa gene encoding type VII secretion protein EccCa, translating to MTTKKFTPIIKRGPRLTPGEINVTPPEDLGVEIPPSGIQKALPWVMGGGMLGMIAIMIFTGIRQLSPYMLMMPLMMVMATVGFMAGGGPGGKRVPEINADRKEYLRYLAGLRTRVTSSAAAQVTFFNYHAPHPEDLLSIIGTNRQWSRQTNADFYAATRIGLGAEPAVDRLLKPAVGGELAGPQGAPQPHLEPVSHMWVTKFLRTHGLIHDCPKLVQLRSFPTIAIGGDPDGAAALLTAMVCHLAVFHPPDLLQIRVLTDNPEDPNWSWLKWLPHVQHQTDTDAAGPTRMVFTRPDGLSDLTARGPHTPDGAPGGPYVVVVDLTGGRAGFPVDGRAGVTVLTLGNHRGSVYRIRVAADGTADDRLPNQPFRLVTSMVDRMTPDQACRVARKLAGWSITGTIIDKSVRVQKKVATEWHQLVGAQSIEEVTPARWRMFSDTDRDRLRIPFGHELKTGDIMYLDIKEGAEFGAGPHGMLIGTTGSGKSEFLRTLILSLAATHHPDQVNLLLTDFKGGSTFLGMEKLPHTAAVVTNMEEEAELVSRMGEVLSGELDRRQSILRQAGMQVGAAGALSGVAEYEKHRERGADLPPLPTLFVVVDEFAELLQNHPDFIGLFDRICRVGRSLRVHLLLATQSLNTGGVRIDKLEPNLTYRIALRTTSSAESKAVIGTPEAQYITNKESGVGFLRVGMEDPVKFHSVYTGVNYVPTEQVQENGEVKPKTNGQARLRIHEFTAAPIFDTSGVN from the coding sequence ATGACCACCAAGAAGTTCACCCCGATCATCAAGCGCGGACCGCGGCTGACCCCCGGCGAGATCAACGTCACGCCACCGGAGGATCTCGGGGTCGAGATCCCGCCGTCGGGCATCCAGAAGGCGCTGCCGTGGGTGATGGGCGGCGGCATGCTCGGGATGATCGCGATCATGATCTTCACCGGCATCCGGCAGCTCTCGCCGTACATGCTGATGATGCCGCTGATGATGGTGATGGCCACGGTCGGCTTCATGGCCGGCGGTGGGCCCGGCGGCAAGCGCGTGCCCGAGATCAACGCGGACCGAAAGGAATACCTGCGTTATCTGGCCGGGCTGCGGACGCGGGTGACGTCGTCGGCGGCCGCGCAGGTGACGTTCTTCAACTATCACGCGCCGCATCCGGAGGACCTGCTGTCGATCATCGGCACCAACCGGCAGTGGTCGCGGCAGACCAACGCCGACTTCTACGCCGCCACCCGCATCGGGCTCGGCGCCGAACCCGCCGTGGACCGGCTGCTCAAGCCCGCGGTCGGCGGTGAGCTGGCCGGGCCGCAGGGCGCGCCGCAGCCGCACCTCGAGCCGGTCAGCCACATGTGGGTGACGAAGTTCCTGCGCACGCACGGGCTCATCCACGACTGCCCGAAACTGGTGCAGCTGCGGTCGTTCCCGACGATCGCGATCGGCGGGGACCCCGACGGCGCGGCGGCCCTGCTGACCGCGATGGTCTGCCACCTCGCGGTGTTCCATCCGCCGGACCTGCTGCAGATCCGGGTGCTGACCGACAACCCGGAGGACCCGAACTGGTCCTGGCTCAAGTGGCTGCCGCACGTGCAGCACCAGACCGACACCGACGCGGCCGGGCCCACCCGGATGGTGTTCACCCGGCCCGACGGGCTCAGCGACCTGACCGCGCGCGGGCCGCACACCCCGGACGGCGCCCCGGGCGGCCCCTACGTCGTGGTCGTCGACCTCACCGGCGGGCGGGCCGGCTTCCCGGTCGACGGCCGGGCCGGCGTCACGGTGCTCACGCTCGGCAACCACCGCGGCTCGGTGTACCGCATCCGGGTGGCAGCCGACGGCACCGCCGACGACCGGTTGCCCAATCAGCCGTTCCGCCTTGTCACTTCGATGGTCGACCGGATGACACCCGACCAGGCCTGCCGCGTGGCCCGCAAGCTGGCCGGCTGGTCCATCACCGGCACGATCATCGACAAGAGCGTGCGCGTGCAGAAGAAGGTGGCCACCGAATGGCACCAACTGGTCGGCGCGCAATCGATCGAGGAGGTCACCCCGGCGCGGTGGCGGATGTTCAGCGACACCGACCGCGACCGGCTGCGGATCCCGTTCGGGCACGAGCTCAAGACCGGCGACATCATGTACCTCGACATCAAGGAGGGCGCCGAGTTCGGTGCCGGCCCGCACGGGATGCTGATCGGCACAACGGGTTCCGGTAAATCCGAGTTCCTGCGCACGCTGATCCTGTCGCTGGCCGCCACCCACCACCCCGATCAGGTCAACCTGCTGCTCACCGACTTCAAGGGCGGTTCGACGTTCCTGGGCATGGAGAAGCTGCCGCACACCGCGGCCGTCGTCACCAACATGGAAGAGGAAGCCGAGCTGGTCAGCCGCATGGGTGAGGTGCTCAGCGGCGAGCTCGACCGCAGGCAGTCGATCCTGCGCCAGGCCGGCATGCAGGTGGGTGCGGCCGGCGCGCTGTCCGGCGTCGCGGAGTACGAGAAGCACCGCGAACGCGGTGCCGACCTTCCCCCGCTGCCAACACTTTTCGTGGTGGTCGACGAGTTCGCCGAACTGCTGCAGAACCATCCCGACTTCATCGGACTGTTCGACCGGATCTGCCGCGTGGGCAGGTCGCTGCGCGTGCACCTGCTGCTGGCCACCCAGTCGCTGAACACCGGCGGGGTGCGCATCGACAAGCTCGAGCCCAACCTCACCTACCGGATCGCGCTGCGGACCACGAGCTCGGCGGAGTCCAAGGCGGTGATCGGCACGCCCGAGGCGCAGTACATCACCAACAAGGAAAGCGGCGTCGGCTTCCTGCGCGTCGGCATGGAGGACCCGGTCAAGTTCCACAGCGTCTACACGGGCGTGAACTACGTGCCGACCGAACAGGTGCAGGAGAACGGCGAGGTCAAGCCGAAGACCAACGGCCAGGCCCGGTTGCGGATCCACGAGTTCACCGCCGCGCCGATCTTCGACACGTCGGGGGTGAACTAG
- the eccCb gene encoding type VII secretion protein EccCb: MSIESEQRVLREVVLDQLTTGEIRAYRMWLPPLADPTPVDELIARDRDRRPLRFGLGIMDEPRRHRQEVWGIDVSSASGNIAVGGAPQTGKSTFLQTMILSAAASHTPRQVQFYCVDLGGGGLIYLEDLPHVGGVATRSEPDRVNRIVAEMKAVLRQREAMFKQYRVGSMSAYRQMRDDPNHALAADPFGDVFLVIDGWPAFVAEFGDLEPVVQDLAGQGLQFGVHTVISTPRWTELKSRVRDYLGTKVEFRLGDVNETQVDRITREIPANRPGRAVSMEKHHLMMGVPRLDGVHSAENLVAAMSEAVAIVSAQHTDQAPKVRVLPERIYLHDLDPNPPGPDADYRTRWTVPLGLRESDMGVAYNQMHTTPHLLIFGAPKSGKTRIAHAVAQAICTRNSPAQVRFMLADYRSGLLDAVPDSHLLDAGAINRNNATLEEAIKALAFNLQKRLPPPDLTTAQLRARSWWRGPDVVLLVDDWHMIVAASGIVPPMAPLFPLLPAAADIGLHLIVTCQMSQAHRATMDKFVGAAYGAGSPTMFLSGEKQEFPSSEIKLKRRPPGQAFLVSPDGKEVIQAAYVDPPEEEVQPALSERG; the protein is encoded by the coding sequence GTGAGCATCGAGTCCGAACAGCGGGTACTGCGCGAGGTCGTCCTCGACCAGCTGACCACCGGTGAGATCCGCGCGTACCGAATGTGGTTGCCGCCGTTGGCCGATCCGACACCGGTCGACGAGCTGATCGCCCGCGACCGGGACCGTCGGCCACTGCGGTTCGGGCTCGGCATCATGGACGAGCCGCGCAGACACCGCCAAGAAGTCTGGGGCATCGACGTGTCCTCGGCCAGCGGCAACATCGCGGTCGGCGGGGCCCCGCAGACCGGCAAGTCGACGTTCCTGCAGACGATGATCCTGTCGGCCGCGGCGTCGCACACCCCGCGGCAGGTGCAGTTCTACTGCGTGGACCTCGGCGGCGGTGGCCTGATCTACCTCGAAGACCTGCCGCACGTCGGCGGTGTCGCCACCCGCTCCGAACCGGACCGCGTCAACCGCATCGTGGCCGAGATGAAAGCTGTTCTGCGTCAACGCGAAGCGATGTTCAAGCAGTACCGGGTCGGTTCGATGTCGGCGTACCGGCAGATGCGTGACGACCCGAACCACGCGCTGGCCGCCGACCCGTTCGGCGACGTGTTTCTGGTGATCGACGGGTGGCCGGCGTTCGTCGCCGAGTTCGGTGACCTCGAGCCCGTGGTGCAGGATCTCGCAGGCCAGGGTCTGCAGTTCGGTGTGCACACCGTCATCTCGACGCCGCGTTGGACCGAGCTCAAGTCCCGCGTGCGCGACTATCTCGGCACCAAGGTCGAGTTCCGGCTCGGCGATGTCAACGAGACCCAGGTCGACCGCATCACCCGCGAGATCCCGGCCAACCGGCCGGGGCGGGCGGTGTCGATGGAAAAGCACCACCTGATGATGGGGGTGCCGCGGCTCGACGGTGTGCACAGCGCCGAGAACCTCGTGGCCGCGATGTCGGAGGCGGTGGCGATAGTCAGCGCCCAGCACACCGACCAGGCGCCGAAGGTCCGCGTCTTGCCCGAGCGCATCTACCTGCACGACCTCGACCCGAACCCGCCCGGCCCGGACGCCGACTACCGCACCCGCTGGACGGTGCCGCTGGGGCTGCGCGAATCCGATATGGGCGTGGCCTACAACCAGATGCACACCACGCCGCATCTGCTGATCTTCGGGGCGCCCAAGTCCGGCAAGACGCGCATCGCGCACGCTGTCGCGCAGGCGATCTGCACGCGCAACAGCCCGGCGCAGGTGCGCTTCATGCTGGCCGACTACCGGTCGGGCCTGCTCGACGCGGTGCCCGACAGCCATCTGCTCGACGCCGGCGCGATCAACCGCAACAACGCGACCCTCGAAGAGGCGATCAAGGCGCTGGCGTTCAACCTGCAGAAGCGGCTGCCCCCACCGGATTTGACGACCGCGCAACTTCGGGCGCGGTCCTGGTGGCGCGGACCCGACGTGGTCCTGCTCGTCGACGACTGGCACATGATCGTGGCCGCCAGCGGGATCGTCCCGCCGATGGCGCCGCTGTTCCCGCTGTTGCCCGCGGCCGCCGACATCGGCCTGCACCTCATCGTGACGTGCCAGATGAGCCAAGCCCACCGGGCCACCATGGACAAGTTCGTCGGCGCCGCCTACGGCGCCGGGTCGCCCACGATGTTTCTTTCCGGAGAAAAACAAGAATTTCCGTCCAGCGAGATCAAGCTCAAGCGTCGGCCTCCTGGCCAGGCGTTTCTCGTCTCACCGGACGGAAAAGAGGTCATTCAGGCGGCCTATGTGGATCCACCGGAAGAAGAAGTGCAGCCAGCACTCTCTGAGCGCGGTTAA
- a CDS encoding PE domain-containing protein — protein sequence MQPLEHNPTAVGIGGQVVANGARGLAGGTTAAAAVTALVPAGADEVSAQAALAFAAEGVETLAMNTFAQEEMARAGAAVMEIAGIYAAVDSANAANF from the coding sequence ATGCAACCGTTGGAGCACAATCCGACCGCCGTGGGCATCGGCGGGCAAGTTGTTGCAAACGGCGCGCGGGGTCTGGCGGGGGGCACGACGGCCGCCGCCGCGGTGACCGCGCTGGTGCCCGCGGGCGCCGACGAGGTGTCGGCCCAGGCGGCGCTGGCGTTCGCCGCCGAGGGTGTGGAGACCCTGGCGATGAACACCTTCGCCCAGGAGGAGATGGCGCGCGCGGGAGCCGCCGTCATGGAGATCGCGGGCATCTACGCCGCGGTCGACAGCGCGAACGCCGCGAACTTCTGA
- a CDS encoding PPE family protein, which produces MFWHGMPPELNTARLMAGAGPAPMLQAAGGWEGLAILLETQADELAGSLAALTSAWSGAGAERAVASIMPMVMWLRTVAAQAQKRAMQATAQANSYSLAMATTPPIPEIEQNHITHAVLEATNFLGINTVPIGVNEFDYFVRMWNQAAGAMDLYQAETALNLLFEPIMPMKPIVIPGVGESAVGAALGQAAAGAPAAALRNAAIAHVGAQATVESAGLMTGRMVSQTNQMAVHAENQTQRTQNAQQLGPQEQAQQGMQMGMQMASQLGSTLGQLPQQASQMVMQPMQQLTQPLQQVTSMFSQMGSLGSDKAQMGLIGASPLSNHPLAGGSGATSGAGLVRAASLPGAGGTMSRTPLMANLIGSTDKVAMAGAAAGGSGGGLAPVGAGGGAAPMSGLGQRGTSGGSKQGLKAPGVLPQDLGEDDEDDW; this is translated from the coding sequence ATGTTCTGGCACGGGATGCCGCCAGAGTTGAACACCGCCCGGCTGATGGCCGGCGCCGGACCGGCGCCGATGCTGCAGGCCGCCGGAGGGTGGGAAGGTCTGGCGATTCTCCTGGAGACTCAGGCCGACGAACTGGCCGGGAGTCTCGCTGCCTTGACGTCGGCGTGGAGCGGCGCGGGCGCCGAGCGGGCCGTGGCGTCGATCATGCCGATGGTCATGTGGCTGCGGACCGTGGCGGCGCAGGCGCAGAAGCGGGCGATGCAGGCGACCGCGCAGGCGAACTCCTACAGCCTCGCGATGGCCACCACCCCGCCGATACCCGAGATCGAGCAGAACCACATCACGCACGCCGTGCTGGAAGCCACCAACTTCCTGGGCATCAACACGGTGCCGATCGGCGTCAACGAGTTCGACTACTTCGTGCGGATGTGGAACCAGGCGGCCGGTGCGATGGATCTGTACCAGGCCGAGACCGCGCTGAACCTCCTGTTCGAGCCGATCATGCCGATGAAGCCGATCGTGATCCCCGGCGTCGGGGAGAGCGCGGTGGGCGCGGCCCTTGGGCAGGCGGCAGCCGGTGCGCCGGCCGCGGCGTTGCGCAACGCCGCGATCGCGCACGTCGGCGCGCAGGCCACGGTCGAGTCCGCGGGCCTGATGACCGGCCGGATGGTCTCGCAGACCAACCAGATGGCCGTGCACGCCGAGAACCAGACCCAGCGCACCCAGAACGCCCAGCAGCTCGGTCCGCAGGAGCAGGCCCAGCAGGGCATGCAGATGGGGATGCAGATGGCCTCGCAGCTGGGGTCGACGTTGGGGCAGTTACCGCAGCAGGCGTCGCAGATGGTGATGCAGCCGATGCAGCAGCTGACCCAGCCGCTGCAGCAGGTGACCTCGATGTTCAGCCAGATGGGTTCGCTCGGTTCCGACAAGGCGCAGATGGGACTCATCGGCGCCAGCCCGCTGTCGAACCACCCGCTGGCCGGCGGTTCGGGCGCGACGTCGGGTGCCGGCCTGGTGCGTGCCGCCTCACTGCCCGGTGCGGGCGGCACGATGTCGCGAACCCCGTTGATGGCCAACCTGATCGGGAGCACCGACAAGGTCGCGATGGCCGGTGCGGCCGCGGGCGGCAGCGGCGGCGGCCTGGCACCGGTCGGCGCCGGTGGCGGCGCGGCACCGATGAGCGGACTGGGGCAGCGCGGTACCAGCGGCGGTTCCAAACAAGGTCTGAAGGCACCGGGGGTGTTGCCGCAAGACCTGGGCGAAGACGACGAGGACGACTGGTAG